From the genome of Flavobacterium ovatum, one region includes:
- a CDS encoding efflux transporter outer membrane subunit, with amino-acid sequence MKMNKLNKLKYAGLTCVLISLAGCKIPSVVQKAENKTTPEVFANASNDTLNTAKTKWKSYFTDANLNELIDNALKNNQELNITMQELVIAQSEVRARKGEYLPFVGLNAGAGVDKVGRYTNIGASEATTDIMPGKETPEPLQDYKIGAFATWEADIWGKLHNAKKAAVSRYLASVDGRNFVQTNLIAEISNSYYELLALDNQLDIVKQNIDIQSNALIIVKLQKESARVTELAVRRFEAQVLKTRGMQFGIQQKITETENKINFLVGRFPQPIVRVHEMFENLVPSKVNAGIPSQLLENRPDIKKAEMELVAANLDIKVAKARFYPSVGISAGIGFQAFNAKYLLSTPESLLYSFAGDLVAPLINRNAIKASYISSNAKQIQAVYNYERTLINAYVEVANQLAKIKNMQQSFELKAQEVQALNQSVGISNDLFKSARADYMEVLLTQRDALESKFELIETKKQQMNAFVDIYRALGGGWN; translated from the coding sequence ATGAAAATGAATAAACTAAATAAATTAAAATACGCAGGTCTAACCTGCGTATTAATAAGTCTAGCTGGTTGTAAAATTCCTTCTGTTGTTCAAAAAGCAGAAAATAAGACAACTCCAGAAGTTTTTGCTAATGCAAGCAATGACACTTTGAATACGGCAAAAACAAAATGGAAGAGTTATTTTACAGATGCCAATTTGAATGAGTTAATTGATAATGCCTTAAAAAACAATCAAGAGCTTAATATCACCATGCAAGAACTAGTGATTGCACAAAGTGAAGTTAGAGCTCGCAAAGGAGAATATTTACCATTTGTAGGATTGAATGCAGGAGCAGGAGTTGATAAAGTAGGGCGCTATACTAATATTGGTGCAAGCGAAGCTACCACTGATATTATGCCAGGGAAGGAAACACCAGAACCGCTTCAAGATTATAAAATAGGTGCTTTTGCAACATGGGAAGCCGATATTTGGGGTAAATTACACAATGCTAAAAAAGCCGCGGTTAGTCGTTATTTAGCAAGTGTAGATGGTCGTAACTTTGTACAAACCAATTTAATTGCCGAAATATCAAATTCGTATTACGAATTATTGGCTTTAGACAATCAATTGGATATTGTAAAACAAAATATTGACATCCAAAGCAATGCGTTAATAATCGTAAAATTGCAGAAAGAATCTGCTCGCGTAACCGAATTGGCTGTACGTCGTTTTGAAGCTCAGGTTTTAAAAACTCGTGGTATGCAGTTTGGAATTCAACAGAAAATTACTGAGACAGAGAATAAAATTAATTTTCTAGTAGGTCGTTTTCCTCAACCAATTGTAAGAGTACATGAAATGTTCGAAAACTTGGTTCCTAGTAAAGTCAATGCAGGAATACCTTCACAATTGTTAGAAAATCGCCCTGATATCAAAAAAGCAGAGATGGAATTAGTAGCAGCAAATTTGGATATAAAAGTAGCCAAAGCACGCTTCTACCCATCAGTTGGGATTTCTGCAGGTATCGGTTTTCAGGCATTTAATGCAAAGTATTTGTTGAGTACACCAGAATCGCTTTTGTATTCTTTTGCGGGTGATTTAGTCGCTCCATTAATCAATAGAAATGCTATAAAAGCAAGTTATATTAGCTCTAATGCTAAGCAAATTCAAGCGGTATATAATTACGAAAGAACCCTTATAAACGCATATGTTGAGGTTGCAAACCAATTGGCAAAAATCAAGAATATGCAACAAAGTTTTGAGTTAAAAGCACAAGAAGTACAAGCTTTGAATCAATCTGTTGGAATTTCAAATGATTTGTTCAAATCGGCTCGTGCTGATTATATGGAAGTGTTGTTGACGCAACGCGACGCATTAGAATCTAAGTTTGAACTTATTGAAACTAAAAAGCAACAAATGAATGCATTTGTTGATATTTATAGAGCCCTTGGAGGCGGATGGAACTAA
- a CDS encoding efflux RND transporter permease subunit: MFSKFIQRPVFAIVISIVIVFMGLLAMLKLPTSQFPDIAPTTVNIFIAYPGASADVLVKSTLITLENAINGVQDMRYMATDATSAGEATLRIIFEPGTDPNQAVIRVKTRVDQVMPLLPELVQREGVIITPIQPSMLMYINLYAKDKNMDEKFLYNYANVKMLPEINRIKGVARSQILGSRTYAMRIWLNPDRMRAYKVSTEEVMKALGEQSVVGRPGRIGQSSGIKAQSLEYVLTYKGRFSEPKEYDNVIIRANPDGEAIRLKDIGRAELGSEFFDIYSNLDGHPSASIVLKQNYGSNATEVIERVKAKMEEMKESFPPGLDYKISYDVSKFLDASIDQVIDTLRDAFILVALVVFIFLGDWRSTLIPILAVPVSLIGAFFVIQFFGITINLVTLFALVLAIGIVVDDAIVVVEAVHAKFAEFPHISPYMAVKKVLGEISGAIIAITAVMVAVFVPISFMSGPVGTFYRQFSITMASAIVISAIIALTLTPVLCAMLLKNNHGQEVKKNLLTKSLDAFNRVFDKLTGKYVILLKAIVSRRVLTFAILIAFCIGTFFVNKVLPSGFIPSEDQGTIYAIIQTPPGSTLETTNQVSQRLQKVCEDVDGVESVSSLAGYEIMTEGRGSNAGTCLINLKPWDEREHKVTEIMEELEEKSRDLGAKIEFFEPPAIPGFGSSGGFSMRLLDKNTTTDYADFDKINKTFMENLEKRKELSGLFTFFAANYPQYELEVDNNLAMQKGVSIGKAMENLDILIGSTYEQGFIKFNRFFKVYVQSDPKYRRLPSDILNLYIKNDRDEMVPYSAFMRLKKGQGPNEITRYNMYNSAAIQGLPAKGYTTADAIQAVKEVAAETLPRGYDIAWEGLSYDEASRGNESMYIFMIVLAFVYLVLAAQYESFIIPLAVVLSLPVGIFGSFLLLKLMGLQNDIYAQIGLIMLVGLLGKNAVLIVEFAVLKHHEGLTVLEAAIEGARVRFRPILMTSFAFIAGLIPLMAASGAGAIGNRTLGSAALGGMLFGTVFGVIIVPGLYYIFGSLAAGRKLIKGEEENSLSDGFVHYIDDFTTTEENDENE, from the coding sequence ATGTTTAGTAAATTCATACAAAGACCCGTTTTTGCGATAGTAATTTCGATTGTTATTGTATTCATGGGATTGTTGGCAATGTTAAAATTACCAACATCACAATTTCCAGATATTGCCCCTACAACAGTAAATATATTTATTGCTTATCCAGGAGCAAGTGCAGATGTATTGGTGAAGTCTACGCTTATAACTTTGGAGAATGCCATCAATGGTGTTCAAGACATGAGGTATATGGCAACAGATGCAACCAGTGCGGGTGAAGCCACATTGAGAATTATTTTTGAACCAGGAACTGATCCCAATCAGGCTGTTATTAGGGTGAAGACAAGGGTGGATCAAGTAATGCCGTTGTTACCAGAATTGGTTCAACGTGAAGGGGTTATTATTACTCCTATCCAGCCGAGTATGTTGATGTATATCAACTTATATGCTAAGGATAAAAACATGGATGAAAAATTCTTGTACAATTATGCCAATGTAAAAATGCTACCTGAAATCAATAGGATTAAAGGGGTTGCAAGATCACAAATCTTAGGAAGTAGAACCTATGCTATGCGTATTTGGTTAAATCCAGACCGCATGCGTGCTTATAAAGTTTCTACCGAGGAAGTGATGAAAGCGTTGGGGGAACAATCTGTGGTTGGTCGTCCAGGTCGTATCGGACAAAGTTCGGGTATAAAAGCACAATCATTAGAATATGTTTTAACGTATAAAGGAAGATTCAGTGAGCCAAAAGAATACGATAATGTAATTATTCGTGCTAATCCTGATGGTGAAGCAATTCGATTGAAAGATATTGGTAGAGCAGAATTAGGAAGTGAGTTCTTTGATATTTATTCTAATTTAGATGGACATCCATCAGCTTCTATTGTATTAAAACAAAATTACGGTAGTAATGCAACTGAAGTAATTGAAAGAGTAAAAGCAAAAATGGAGGAAATGAAGGAATCTTTCCCTCCAGGTTTAGATTATAAAATCAGTTATGATGTTTCCAAATTCTTAGACGCTTCCATTGATCAAGTTATCGACACTTTGAGAGATGCGTTTATTTTGGTTGCCTTGGTAGTATTTATTTTCTTAGGAGATTGGCGTTCAACTTTGATTCCGATTTTGGCAGTACCCGTTTCGTTAATTGGAGCCTTTTTTGTCATTCAGTTTTTCGGAATTACCATAAATTTAGTTACTCTATTTGCATTAGTACTCGCGATTGGTATTGTGGTCGATGATGCGATTGTCGTCGTCGAGGCCGTCCACGCCAAGTTTGCCGAATTCCCCCATATCTCTCCTTATATGGCGGTTAAAAAAGTTTTAGGAGAAATTAGTGGTGCTATTATAGCAATTACTGCGGTAATGGTTGCAGTGTTTGTACCTATCTCTTTCATGAGTGGTCCAGTAGGAACATTTTATAGACAGTTCTCCATTACGATGGCAAGTGCAATTGTGATTTCGGCAATTATCGCTTTGACATTGACACCTGTTTTATGTGCCATGTTGTTGAAAAATAATCACGGGCAAGAAGTGAAAAAGAATCTATTGACTAAAAGTCTGGATGCTTTCAACCGTGTTTTTGATAAATTAACTGGTAAATATGTGATTTTATTGAAAGCAATTGTGAGCAGAAGAGTATTAACTTTCGCTATTTTAATTGCATTTTGTATTGGTACTTTCTTTGTAAATAAAGTACTTCCTTCAGGGTTTATTCCTAGTGAAGATCAAGGTACTATTTATGCGATTATTCAAACACCTCCAGGATCTACATTAGAAACTACTAATCAAGTTTCACAAAGACTTCAAAAAGTTTGTGAGGACGTAGACGGTGTTGAGTCTGTATCTTCTCTTGCGGGTTATGAAATTATGACAGAAGGTCGTGGATCTAATGCGGGTACCTGTTTGATTAACTTAAAACCATGGGATGAAAGGGAACACAAAGTGACCGAAATCATGGAAGAATTAGAAGAAAAATCAAGAGACCTTGGAGCCAAAATTGAATTTTTTGAGCCACCAGCAATTCCTGGATTTGGTTCATCTGGAGGTTTTTCAATGCGTTTGTTGGATAAAAATACAACAACTGATTACGCAGATTTCGACAAAATCAACAAAACGTTCATGGAGAATTTGGAAAAACGTAAAGAACTATCAGGTTTGTTTACCTTCTTTGCGGCCAATTATCCTCAATATGAATTAGAAGTAGATAATAACTTAGCCATGCAAAAAGGAGTTTCTATTGGTAAAGCAATGGAGAACCTAGATATATTGATTGGTAGTACCTATGAGCAAGGTTTTATTAAATTCAACCGTTTCTTTAAAGTATACGTTCAATCTGATCCAAAATACAGAAGATTACCATCAGATATCTTGAATTTATATATTAAAAACGATAGAGATGAAATGGTTCCTTATTCTGCTTTTATGAGGCTTAAAAAAGGACAAGGACCAAATGAAATTACGCGTTACAATATGTACAACTCTGCGGCAATCCAAGGGCTTCCAGCCAAAGGATATACTACCGCAGATGCAATTCAAGCGGTAAAAGAAGTGGCCGCAGAGACATTGCCAAGAGGGTATGATATTGCTTGGGAAGGTTTGTCTTATGATGAAGCCAGTAGAGGAAACGAGTCTATGTATATTTTTATGATTGTGTTGGCTTTCGTTTATTTAGTACTAGCAGCACAATATGAAAGTTTTATTATTCCGTTGGCGGTAGTGCTTTCTTTACCGGTAGGTATTTTTGGTTCTTTCTTATTGCTGAAATTAATGGGGCTACAAAATGATATTTATGCTCAGATTGGTCTTATCATGCTGGTCGGACTGCTCGGTAAGAATGCCGTGTTGATTGTCGAATTTGCAGTTTTAAAACATCATGAAGGACTGACGGTGTTAGAAGCAGCGATCGAAGGAGCCAGAGTACGTTTTCGTCCTATTTTGATGACTTCGTTTGCCTTTATCGCTGGTTTGATTCCATTGATGGCGGCTTCTGGAGCGGGTGCAATTGGAAACAGAACCTTAGGTTCTGCAGCACTTGGAGGAATGCTTTTTGGAACAGTCTTCGGAGTAATAATTGTACCAGGATTGTACTATATTTTTGGCTCATTGGCAGCAGGAAGAAAACTAATCAAAGGAGAAGAGGAAAACTCATTATCTGACGGATTTGTACACTATATTGATGATTTCACAACAACCGAAGAAAATGATGAAAATGAATAA
- a CDS encoding DUF6265 family protein, whose protein sequence is MIQRITLLSIIIALVSCEKSTKADKKLIRSTEWILGNWEQKNDEGIIIEKWVKVNDSTLNATSFFIRGEDTIHKEMIVLQQTDENLTYKTTIKGQNNNQPILFLSKESVENQLIFENLNNDYPQKIKYSQTNTSQLLTEISGVQLGKSASETYNLAKVK, encoded by the coding sequence ATGATTCAAAGAATTACTCTTTTATCTATAATTATAGCTCTAGTTTCTTGCGAAAAAAGCACAAAAGCAGATAAGAAACTCATCCGTTCAACGGAATGGATACTGGGGAATTGGGAACAAAAAAATGATGAAGGCATCATTATTGAAAAATGGGTAAAAGTCAACGATAGTACTTTGAACGCTACTTCTTTTTTTATTAGAGGAGAAGACACCATTCATAAAGAAATGATTGTTTTACAACAAACAGATGAAAACCTAACCTACAAAACTACGATAAAGGGTCAGAACAACAATCAACCAATTCTATTCTTATCTAAGGAATCTGTAGAGAATCAACTAATTTTTGAGAATTTAAATAACGATTATCCTCAAAAAATTAAATATTCTCAAACTAATACTAGTCAGCTTTTAACTGAAATTTCAGGCGTTCAACTGGGTAAATCTGCTAGCGAAACATATAATTTGGCAAAGGTGAAATAA
- a CDS encoding efflux RND transporter periplasmic adaptor subunit translates to MKKLSMLVSLCALMSLIGCKEQKEEKKEEVKFLVTNPVLKDTAITKEYVCNISSIRHIELRALEKGYLQQIYVGEGQSVKKGQLLFKIMPNIYQAELGKSKAEANFAEIEYQNTKKLSDANVVSKNELAMAKAKLDKAKAEMSLNQVHLDFTEIRAPFDGIIDRFHVRVGSLVDEGDLLTELSDNSSMWVYYNVPEAEYLDYATKVHKDTKMKVNLLMANNEIFDQSGVVETIEANFNNETGNIPFRATFPNPKRLLRHGETGTIEMRLPYKNAMIIPQKATFEVLEKKYVYVIDKNNEIKSREITIAAELQHLFIIKDGLATTDKILLEGIRLVKENEKIAYKLEKGDAVLSHLELYAE, encoded by the coding sequence ATGAAGAAATTATCTATGCTCGTAAGTCTTTGCGCTTTGATGAGCCTCATTGGTTGTAAAGAACAAAAAGAAGAAAAGAAAGAAGAAGTTAAATTCTTAGTTACCAACCCAGTATTAAAAGACACTGCAATCACAAAAGAGTATGTTTGCAATATTAGTTCCATTCGCCATATTGAATTGAGAGCATTGGAAAAAGGATACCTACAACAAATCTATGTTGGTGAAGGGCAATCAGTCAAAAAAGGACAATTATTGTTTAAGATTATGCCAAACATCTATCAAGCAGAATTAGGGAAGTCCAAAGCTGAAGCAAATTTTGCTGAAATTGAATACCAAAACACCAAAAAATTGTCTGACGCTAATGTAGTTTCAAAAAATGAATTGGCTATGGCCAAAGCAAAGTTGGATAAAGCCAAAGCAGAAATGTCTTTGAATCAAGTACACTTAGACTTTACTGAAATTAGAGCTCCTTTTGATGGTATTATTGACCGTTTTCATGTGAGAGTTGGTAGTTTAGTTGACGAGGGCGATTTACTAACAGAACTTTCAGATAACAGCTCCATGTGGGTTTACTATAATGTTCCGGAAGCGGAGTACCTTGATTATGCTACGAAAGTACATAAAGACACTAAAATGAAAGTCAACTTATTAATGGCTAATAATGAAATATTTGATCAATCAGGAGTGGTTGAAACGATTGAAGCCAACTTTAATAATGAAACTGGAAATATTCCTTTTAGAGCGACTTTTCCAAATCCAAAGCGATTATTAAGACATGGAGAAACGGGTACTATCGAAATGAGATTACCCTATAAAAATGCTATGATTATTCCTCAAAAGGCAACTTTTGAAGTATTAGAAAAAAAGTATGTATATGTAATTGATAAAAATAATGAAATCAAATCAAGAGAAATTACTATCGCTGCAGAGTTGCAACATCTGTTTATTATAAAAGATGGTTTAGCAACAACGGATAAAATTCTACTTGAAGGAATCCGTTTGGTAAAAGAAAACGAAAAAATCGCCTATAAATTAGAAAAAGGAGATGCTGTTTTGTCACATTTAGAGCTATACGCAGAATAA